The Lynx canadensis isolate LIC74 chromosome Y, mLynCan4.pri.v2, whole genome shotgun sequence nucleotide sequence AATCTCTAAGATACTGACTGGCCATAATGCTTTTCCTTACATTAACCCTAGAATTTgtggggaataaaagaaaattacataactAAGTTTCAACCacggcacctgggtgtttcagttggttaagcctctgactttggttcaggtcacgatctcacggtttgtgacctggagccccgcactgggctctgtgctgacaggtgacagcctggaggctgcttttggattctgtgtctcctctctctctgcccctcccatgttcaggcttggtctctctctctcaaaagtaaacatttcaaaaaattaaaatgtaaagtaaaTGAGGTTCCAGAGAATAGGGAAGTAAATTATCAAAATAACTGGAGTCACAATTAGCAGCCCAAACAAAATGAGACAACTTCTCACATAATTTTTATGCAACTTCAGACTATGACAATAACCCACCAAAGTTAGTATCTATTAAAGTCCTCCAAACTTGGCACAAAGACAACTGTAGGACAGTCTTTATGGAGTTATAATGAAATTAACTTTAAGTGCTTTAAAACATCACTTCATGCTTGGTTTTTCTGAGAACATTTACgttagaagaaatgaaaatcccaaaataacaaatactctgtgaaaataaaacaacaaaatgagtTTCACTGATAGGCTGATCAAAGAACTCATCAATTAGCTCTGTACTACTCTAAAATATTAGTTGTAAAATCACAGGATTAACAACTGCATCcaaataacaaaatcaaaagcaaattcTGCATTCTGTATTCCATTGTTAagcaatgggaaaataaaaacagtacattttatatttattagatttaataaaactttttatgaAAAAGTGTTACCTTAGTACTGAAACAAATAGACTAAACACTGattaacaagaaaatattttgatttttatttctgcatgTTATTCTCAAGTACACATTTACAATAGTGTCACACTCTTCTATATGAATTTATCAAGTATTTTACTTTAAGTATTTTACAATGTGTACAGAGGAAGAgacatataatatttaataggCTATTTCAACAAAACAATAACTTATGTTCTTGTAAAAATCTGTAcctctttaaaacattaaactgAAACATCCAAACTTGTTTAGCTTTGCTAATCAAATTGTTTTAAGAACTAAAACATCCTGCAACTAATATTGGTACATAACAGTaagtacaatttcattttttctttttaaagacaaatgtttTATCATATTCACTTCGCCAAATCCTTAAATACCTTTTAAAGGTTTCGATAttgtgcttaaaaaaacaaaacaaaataactgtGTAAGACTTCATTCAGACTATGAGAGCAATATAAAGTATGTAAAGTGTTGTGTTCTttatcttcagtttatttttaaaattaaataaggtttttatctgtattaattttaaagaatgttttaaaattcttaaatgtaaacttttatttaaacatttccttttgttattacctcagggaaaaaacaaatgcaagggaaattaaaagattctcacacagaaaaataagaattttttaagttcagGACAATGGACACTGAAAGTGGGGTGAGACAAATTTGAGGACCAAGAAGGCTTACGGGGTTTCTAAATCCATCCTGTTGCTTGAATGGCATTAGGTTTAAATATGCCTAAGCACTTGATTTAAAAGTAGACTAAATTAATCCAGCCTTCAATACctccaaatatttatatttctaacccTATAAATATAACTTCTGAATATGAATAGTAGTGGcatagagaaaaggcagaaggtAAAAACTttacagtaggggcgcctgggtggcgcagtcggttaagcgtccgacttcagccaggtcacgatcttgcggtgcgtgagttcgagccccgcatcaggctctgggctgatggctcagagcctggagcctgtttccgattctgtgtctccctctctctctgcccctcccccattcatgctctgtctctctgtgtcccaaaaataaataaacgttgaaaaaaaaaaaaaactttacagtAAAAGAAGGAAGCACCATAATGAAGTTGCAAGGGAACGATCAAgaggggaaaaatttttttctattcttatatAATGTGCCAGTATGTATGTGCCAatactcaagtaaaaaaaaaaaaagtgttttctattTTCGAAAATTCAGATGAACACAACCAAATTCTAATTAACTGTCTGAAATCATTTTATAGGTTTATGACTCACTGACTGCTTAAAACATGCCAactgacaaaaaacaaaagctgtaaAAGGCTTGGTGCTATTCCGAATAAagtttaacattttcattttgtagtttAAACACATCTTTAACTTCTAATCAAAGCTAACTTGAATATTaaatctttttcaagtttgccAACTGAaacagtaaaacaacaacaaaaaaccaggcTAACCTTGTCAATTTTAATTAGCAGCCATCCTCTGGAGCCATTAATCTTACTCTACGTTGTAAAAAGATGTTTCTTTTACATGCTTCTCAACTGAGCACTGAGATTTATGTTTAGATATTCATTTGCTTTTCAGAAGTATGAagctaaaattatataaaaatattgtatcTAGAAATACCTTCTCTTTTCAATTACCAAAcagacttaaaagaaaatacttcagtctttaaaaataccACTGTCCTTAGTTTCCTTCTAATTCTTGCTTCAAGTTAATTTAATCTGTCTGAATAGCAAGTTTGTAAAATGTTCTTTCACATATCCCTGGATCTTTCACTTTACTGTGCCATTTAATACTTTTCATTATACTTAAATTTGGGattgtgtgtgtaaatatataaaacaagcaaCACATAGGCACATATAAAATCTGTAGCACACTTACAGATGCAGTTGCAAAATATCCCATGAACTGGCCTTTATCTCTAAGATTCTAAAACTCAGTAAGTCTCATTTGTAGAACACAAGTATtccaaaacaaaactatgtaaaagaaaaataacaaacaggAAAAAGCAAAACCTTTCAACAGCTTTCTAAAAGGGTGCTAtgtctcaacaatagccaaattatggaaagagcctaaatgtccatcaactgatgaatggataaagaaattgtggtttatatacacaatggaatactacgtggcaatgagaaaaaatgaaatatggccttttgtagcaacgtggatggaactggagagtgtgatgctaagtgaaataagccatacagagaaagacagataccatatggtttcactcttatgtggatcctgagaaacttaacaggaacccatgggggaggggaaggtaaaaaaaaaaaaaaaaaaaaaggacgttagagtgggagagagccaaagcataagagactgttaaaaactgagaacaaactgagggttgatggggggtgggagggaggggcgggtgggtgatgggtattgaggagggcaccttttgggatgagcactgggtgttgtatggaaaccaatttgtcaataaacttcataaaaaaaaataataataataataataaaagggtgCTATGCTGAGAAAAGATGTACGACAGAGAAAGTCACAAGAAAGCctagttaaataaaatgaaaattaaacataaaactaGCAAATGTTCTGTATTTAGCAATGCTAGAGACTCAGATGGAAAGTTTCACGGTCATGTGGTCTGAAAACATTAAGCAAGACAAGGAAATTACTTTCAGGTAATGATTAGACCCAAGAATACAATCTGTTTCTATTTGTAGATGTTTGTATTTAATCTAAAAAATTTATGgggaaaaatgagtgaaaataattactttttgaaTAACCAATTGTGTGTTTTTAATCTGTAAGTGGTCTTAGAAGAGTACCATcaatgtgaataaatatttatgaatagtAAAACTTCTAAGACTGAAAAAGTTAAGTACAACATcagagattcatttttaaaagcaacttcATTGTTGCTATTTTTTGCCACTGAACAAACTGAATAGGATCCAGAACACTCTATTtagtaaaatgtaaagaaaagttgACTAGAAGCAATAATTCTATTTGTACACAGCATAAATTGATATACAGTATTGCATGTGAATGAGACTGATTGGctttaaaatgagatttctgCTTTAGGGCCAGTATCTCCACAAATGTCTGTATAAGGACTATTAGGACAGGCCAACTTCCTTATGATGTCGCATTATGTGCTGGTTCTTTTCTGAAGGTCGTCGGAACCCCTTCTTGCAGTACTCACAACGGTGAGGATAGTCTTTCGTATGAATGGAGATAACATGCCGTTTAAAGCCTGAGGCATCTGTAGTGCTATACTCACAGTACTCACACTGGTACACTTTCCTGCCACTGTGTGTCTTCATATGCTTTTTAAGCTCATTTTGCTGCCTAAATCCCTTTCTACATCTCTTACACCGAAACGGAAGATCTTTTGTGTGAACTGAGAGAATATGGCGACTTAGAACAAATGGATCTGCAATCTTAAAGTCACAATGTCTACACTGGTGCATTTTTTTACCCTTGTGGGCAGCCACGTGTTTCTTGAGTTCGGAAGGCCTGTGAAAGCCCTTGTCACACATGTCACACTTGTGGGGGTAGTCTTTCGTGTGGACTGAAATTATGTGTCGTTTCAAGTCGCTCGAGTTCGAACTCTTGTGGTCGCAGTGCAAACACTGGTGTGTTTTGCTTTCTTGGTGGATAAGAGCATGTTGCTGCACCTCTTTGGTATCTGAGAAAGTCAGAAGACAGATGTCACACTTGAATGGCATCTCTTTACTATGCTTACTTTTTACATGGGTTTTCAGGTTAGAAGAGTCTGCAGACCTATATTCGCAGTACTGGCACTGGTACGGCTTCTCCCCAGTATGGATTCGCATGTGCTTCTTGAGCTCTGACGGGTGACGAAAACCTTTACCGCACTCCACACAAATATGAGGAAAGTTCTTGCTGTGGACCGCCAAAAGGTGGCGATTCAATAACCCTTGTTCAGCTGTCTCATATTCACAGAATTTACACTTGTGCATTTTGTTGGCTTTTTCTTTATGCACCATTTTGTGAGTAAACAAAGCCCCAGCATGAGAGAAATGCTTCCCACACTCATCACATTCGATGGCCTTCTCGGCCTTGCTGGTGAGCTTGTGGCTCTCCAGGTGGTTGTGTAAACTTATCTTCTTGTTGGTAGTGTAATCACAGTCAGTACAGTGGTACTTCTTCTTGGTAATGTGTTCGGGATGgtttttcatgtgccttttcaAAAAACCTCTTGACTTAAATTTTTTCCCACAAATCATGCAAGGATAGACAGTTAAGGGATGTCCATCAGGGCCAATAATTATTgctaagaaaggaagagaaaagaacatgagTGATCAAACAacggtttgttttcatttcttcaagcATTTGAAGTGTGTGTTCTGAACATTATTGGACAAGTACTCCTAAAGGTTAATATTCTTCCcactgattttaaataaaagaggtaACAGCAAACTCCAAAATCTGACCAAAATCTAGGTCAGAAACTTCATTCAGTATATCTGTACCAATCTCACTCCCAGTTTAAAATAGTAAAGCCACATAGATTTGGATATCTACAGATATCACAAAAACAAAGTTCAACATTTCAGTTTTATTACTATTATGTCATATTTATACCAACTTAAAGTTTAACCACACCTAATTAAACAAACTATAATAGGCAAATCAATATATAAGATTTTACTGCAAAGGAACTGTCCAGTGTACAATAGAAATATTTGTCCTGCTCCTCTGTAAAGAAGCCCTGCTTATGCTGacagaaataatctttaaatttgttcatttaaagaaaatattttagggatttattttaatttctcctaaAATAACCTGAGATTTTATTCTGACtcaaaatctgttgtttttattCTAGGAAATCATTCATGAATATCACtgaattcttaaaattatattttcaaatttaataaagaaaagctaCATGTGATCTAGCAGCTAAATTGCTATCATTAACACTTCTGTGGATACATACTAGTTTCATTTGAGAGCTCACAGAGCACACTGCACTGTGGAACTTGTGCACCCTCACCTGTTTGGTACTGCCTGGAATCaggtcttctccttttctttggtttttgtttagcCAGTCTGCCAAGCCCAGCAGACTCATCTATGTGCAAGAGGGCACTTGCAGTGCCATTCCGGTTTTCAATGCCATCAGAATTATTACCTAACAAtgtgtattaaaaaacaaaattatacagtATTCTTTATAAAGAATTAGGGGTTCTTTATTAACTACAACAGCAAAAAGCCATGATACTCATGAATGACAAATTTCCTATTTAGGTAATGGGCTGTAAGGTCATATTTATAtacaagaaaataggaaaagccTAGCTTCCAACTGTTGTAGCATTTTGCACCATGAACTCCCTTGATGATCCTCAAAATTGTGAAGGTATGATCCAGATAAACTCAAGATAATAAACTTCACCTTGAAAGCTTATTTCCTACATAATATAGGCATAAAAGAaactgatgttaaaaaaaattaaaggtcaaAGGCAGGCCAAACAATCGTCCTCTGTCCTTAAATCACTATGTGGTACTTCCTATTTCTGAAACatagaaactattttttataatgaatttatGTTTAAGAACCATGCAATCCTTCGAACCATTATGTATGTGACTTACCATAAGCTGCTGCCCATGCTATTGGCATGAAGGTTTTGATTTCATTGTCATCCATTTGCTGTTCATGCAcagcagctgctgctgctgctgctactgcagCATCCTCCTCTCCTACTATCACTTCCATATAAACTTCATCAGCAATTTCAGCAACATCTAATTAGAAAATTACAACACTTTAATGACCAAGTTTACAGAGATCAGATGATATTTTGGTTTGGGGAAACCTAGGggtcagtcagctaagcgtcttaactcttgattttagctcaggtcatgatctcatggttcatgagttcaagccccatatcaggctagGCACtgacagacagtgcagagcctgcttaggattctttctccctcactgccccctccctccacctcaaaatttattttgaaattttcaaaatttatttctctgtctcgcaaataaataaataagcctaaaaaaaatcagttgaattCAGACAAACAGAAAAGAGGTTCAAATGGTACATACCAACAACATTACTTTCACATACTATATACtctgtatttgttgaataaactatTCCTTTCCTGGCTTTcacaatagtttgttttttaagtgacaTCCCAAGCAAACATTAACAGTCACTGATGTTCCTTTTTGGTATATAGCAGTACAATAATATCTATAATAgtagtgtttattttcttcaaatattggtTGCACTTCTAAAAGTACACAAACAAAATTTTCTCCCACAGCAAGTCCACCTACTTACTTAAATCTTCATCTTCTTGCTGAGAGTCATTGACAGTCATATAAACCATCTTTTCCCTTGGTACTCGAATACTGCTATTTTGATCAAGTAATTCAACTTCACGGTCATTCTCAGGCTCACTCTCCACAATGTCTACAGTGCCACCTAACAGAGAAGATGACAATCtgaaaatttatcttaaaatttcaaTTCCATCCATTGGACTAActacattttatatacttttccaCTGCTATATTGAAATCATTGATTAAAAGTTATCTTCAGAAAAGTTTTCAAATGTACTCAATCTAAACCACCCAAAACTAATCAGGTTAACACGGATTATCAGGATGTGCTGAAGCTTTCCTCTTACCTAAGTCATCCTCTCCAGGGTcagctttaaaaatgtacacCTTGATAACTTCAGGGCAAGTGCCATCCACTTTACAAGGATCGATTTCTGACTCTACATCCATGGTCATTCCAGAGGAAGCATCATGTTCTATTTTGCCAGCATCATCCACTAAGAGAAGAAATACATCATAAATAATATTAAcagatacttaataaataaaatattaccattttgaAAATCCCTTTTAGATATAAAATCtccaggggtgccttggtggctcaattaagtgtccaactcttgctttcaggtcaggtcataatcttccaatttgtgagatcaagccccatgttgggctctgtgctgacagcacagagtctgcttggattctctttctcacaaacaaataaacatacattaaaaaaaatgattatatatacatatacaatatacatatatgtaatatataataatataataaatataatacataatgtaatatatatatataatatcgaACTTGACTCATATAAAATTGGACAATTTTACCTAAgtagaaaattcaataaatacattttgtaaatctTCTAAAAATGGGATGAGATACtaagataattattttatataatctaAGCTCCTGGTaacctaaaaaattaacaaaggtaATTAAATTATATGCTTTATCTTTAAATACACTAATATCCATAAGGTAAAACGATTATTATATTCTTAAAGATCATGGAAATAATGTTCTACTAGTAAAAATCAGCAAACGCTGGTCTTAATACATTTTCTCAGCACTCTCTGTTTTCACTGAATATTACTTGGTCTTATCTGCTTCTTTtagaattgtaattttttaaaaaaaaatcaaaataggttTTTCAGAAAGGTACATTGCAATGATCAATGTAAATTACAATGTCAAACTGTTTAAACATAAaactacacatacacatacatgttttatacacacacataaagacACACACTTGACTTCATAAAACTAGTCCGGGTCATTGCTGACAAATGCAGTAAATGTATACTTAAACATATAGCATTCTCATATAACTTAATGAAAGTAGtctgttttatgttttgaaaaaaaaggtGCCCTATGTACCAATAAAGACACACATGACGCACATAGTTGAGTTTCAGGGGATTTGGAAGAAACATTCCATATTTTAAGCttcataaaatagataaatacagtattatctttagcatttggaaaattaataaaagtaaaaaacagtaTCTCAAAGAATCAGACTCTGGATTGcaataaataccaaaaacataATTCCCATATAATCTTTTATCCACTGCTATCCAGTTATGGCTATCCTCTGCTACCTTTGGCACAAATGGAAGTTTGGCAAAGACCAATGAATGAAAATTTAGCCAATACAATTCAAATTCTACATCAGCTGAATTTACCGATGTTGAGTGTACtagagaaagactgaaaaaatgCTCTCTCTGTTCTAGGTACAACTGGCTTAGCTGCCACAGCTGAAGACCAAGCAGAGAACAGAACCAAAGCCCCccaaaaaatactgatttagtTTTTTTCAATTCACCCATCAAAggttctcattttcctttcagttccCTTTTTAGTGTTCTagatttattttatccttttaattgGGCATTCATTTAATCCATTTGACAATGTTATCACAACTATAAATAAGACTTTGTACTAGGTAAGTACTGGAGATACAAATATGGAAAAGTTATGGACTAAAAATACGTAATCCAACCAGAAATGGAGGTAGATGTAGGAATGGGTGAACTAATTAAGGAATtcatttgtcatgatgagcactgggtgttgtatccaAGTATTGAATCAATagactgtacacctgaaactgatattacactgtatattaactaactagaatttaaataaattttttttaaaaagttacactataaaaaaaagtttgtaatcCAGTGGGAAAACAGACATTGAAtagatgattattttaaaatgtgagaatACTAATAAGATAACTACGATTTATCAAGTGATTACTATAAGCACTGTGTGATGCTTACACTAAgtaaaataccaccaacatttcACAGTAGAGCAAAGCAAACTCTGCAGTTTagaaaagtttaatgtttatatgaGGTCATATAGCTAGCAAGTGGCAAAAtgagaattcaaaacaaaacctGTAAGAGTCGTAAGTAACCCTAATCAATTTCTGGAGttttcagaaatgtattctctaaCATTTGTAAGAGGCAATGGTAAATTGTGATAGTTAATAAATGATGTAATTAACTAGATGGTTTCTATTAGCAGAGATCAGATGAATATAAACATGACTCAAGCACAATTCACCTAATGCTGTGGTGACAGTTATGACCATTTAATTTTAcaccttaattcttttttcttaaagtaagtCTTATGCCAAacatggagtttgaactcacaagcccaagatcaacagtcacatgctctacagactgggCCAGCTAGGCACCTTCATCTTAATTTCTTAAACAGTGGCTAACAAAGACAAAAGTTagattttgacatttttgaaagagatgtgCAAATTCCACATCAAAttctttactattattttataaagtttattttcacagaaggagagagaaccaggtgggaagggtcagagaagagggagacagaggatcctaagcaggccctatactgacagcagagagcctgatgtgaggcttgaactcatgagctgtgtgactgtgacctgagctggaattggacacttaaccaactgagacacccaagcatcCCTCAtatcaaattctttaaaagatcTAAAAATCTGTAGtgtctgggtgacttagtcagtccactgcctgactcttgattttggctcaggtcacggtctcatggtttatgagtttgagccctgactcggcctctgtgctgacaatgtggagcctgcctggaattatCTCTGCCCTCCACTGCTGGCAATCtctgtctcaagataaataaacatcaaaaaaaccacacaaaaatttCATTTGTCTAATCAAAACTCttacataaaattaattatacctAATATTAAGATGAATTTAGTACTTTAAAagactacattaaaaaatgaaaatacaggggcgcctgggtggcgcagtcggttaagcgtccgacttcagccaggtcacaatcttgcggtccgtgagttcgagccccgcgtcgggctctgggctgatggctcagagcctggagcctgtttccgattctgtgtctccctctctctctgcccctcccccgttcatgctctgtctctctccgtcccaaaaataaataaacgttgaaaaaaaaaaaatttaaaaaaaatgaaaatacattaacaCATTATCTAATTTAGTTTGTTATTAAAATCAAGAACATCCCATCCCAATACATTCCATGAACAAAACTACTTCAGCATCTAGAAATcttacaaacacagaaagtcCTACTAATGCCCATAGCAATAACAGGACAAGTACAAAGCCAAGGAGGAATACCTGGTTAGTTAAAGTGTTATAACCACTCTTGGTTAAAGTGTTTTAGTGGATGCTATATGGAATCAGATTCAAGGAGGCTGAGGATCTATAAAGatgttaatttctttaaaaagtttagaatgaaaaaaaaaaaagaacaaaggagagtAGTCAGAATGGATTAGAGGATCAAAGAGACAACTATTTCaccaataaaaatatgtaattatgttCATAATCTGTGAGAGTAGTAAAGTAATAAGTACGAGGCTGGAGTTAGAGGACACAGTAATTACGAGGTCCAAGTCTCAGAGGGAATTGGAGatgaaataaggagaaaatataattCTTAAGAAATTTGCCTTAAGCATTTAAGAAGAAACACACTATTCCTTTTAACACTGGAGGACAGATCAATAGAAATGTAGTTAGCTTCTTAAggaaaagagagcaggagaggaaagcaggaaaacatcCTGATTGGTTATCTTCAGGTATATATACAGGAGTAAGAGGAGGCAACGACTTTGCCTAAAGAATGACAGACCAAGTTAAGTATTtgagaagtgaaagagaaagagctgtcCAAGAAGAGCTTTAGGATATGAATATGTACTCTctgcattatatatacatagatacaaaGCTTTCCTA carries:
- the LOC115508104 gene encoding zinc finger X-chromosomal protein-like isoform X1, with protein sequence MDEDELELQPQEPNSFFDGIGTDATTHMDGDQIVVEVQETVFVSDVVDSDITVHNFVPDDPDSVVIQDVIEDVVIEDVQCSDVLEEADVSENVIIPEQVLGSDVTEEVSVAHCTVPDDVLASDLTSASISMPEHVLTSESIHVSDVGHVEHMVHDSVVEAEIITDPLTTDIVSEEVLVADCASEAVIDANGIPVDQQDDDKSNCEDYLMISLDDAGKIEHDASSGMTMDVESEIDPCKVDGTCPEVIKVYIFKADPGEDDLGGTVDIVESEPENDREVELLDQNSSIRVPREKMVYMTVNDSQQEDEDLNVAEIADEVYMEVIVGEEDAAVAAAAAAAVHEQQMDDNEIKTFMPIAWAAAYGNNSDGIENRNGTASALLHIDESAGLGRLAKQKPKKRRRPDSRQYQTAIIIGPDGHPLTVYPCMICGKKFKSRGFLKRHMKNHPEHITKKKYHCTDCDYTTNKKISLHNHLESHKLTSKAEKAIECDECGKHFSHAGALFTHKMVHKEKANKMHKCKFCEYETAEQGLLNRHLLAVHSKNFPHICVECGKGFRHPSELKKHMRIHTGEKPYQCQYCEYRSADSSNLKTHVKSKHSKEMPFKCDICLLTFSDTKEVQQHALIHQESKTHQCLHCDHKSSNSSDLKRHIISVHTKDYPHKCDMCDKGFHRPSELKKHVAAHKGKKMHQCRHCDFKIADPFVLSRHILSVHTKDLPFRCKRCRKGFRQQNELKKHMKTHSGRKVYQCEYCEYSTTDASGFKRHVISIHTKDYPHRCEYCKKGFRRPSEKNQHIMRHHKEVGLS
- the LOC115508104 gene encoding zinc finger X-chromosomal protein-like isoform X3, encoding MDEDELELQPQEPNSFFDGIGTDATTHMDGDQIVVEVQETVFVSDVVDSDITVHNFVPDDPDSVVIQDVIEDVVIEDVQCSDVLEEADVSENVIIPEQVLGSDVTEEVSVAHCTVPDDVLASDLTSASISMPEHVLTSESIHVSDVGHVEHMVHDSVVEAEIITDPLTTDIVSEEVLVADCASEAVIDANGIPVDQQDDDKSNCEDYLMISLDDAGKIEHDASSGMTMDVESEIDPCKVDGTCPEVIKVYIFKADPGEDDLGGTVDIVESEPENDREVELLDQNSSIRVPREKMVYMTVNDSQQEDEDLNVAEIADEVYMEVIVGEEDAAVAAAAAAAVHEQQMDDNEIKTFMPIAWAAAYAIIIGPDGHPLTVYPCMICGKKFKSRGFLKRHMKNHPEHITKKKYHCTDCDYTTNKKISLHNHLESHKLTSKAEKAIECDECGKHFSHAGALFTHKMVHKEKANKMHKCKFCEYETAEQGLLNRHLLAVHSKNFPHICVECGKGFRHPSELKKHMRIHTGEKPYQCQYCEYRSADSSNLKTHVKSKHSKEMPFKCDICLLTFSDTKEVQQHALIHQESKTHQCLHCDHKSSNSSDLKRHIISVHTKDYPHKCDMCDKGFHRPSELKKHVAAHKGKKMHQCRHCDFKIADPFVLSRHILSVHTKDLPFRCKRCRKGFRQQNELKKHMKTHSGRKVYQCEYCEYSTTDASGFKRHVISIHTKDYPHRCEYCKKGFRRPSEKNQHIMRHHKEVGLS
- the LOC115508104 gene encoding zinc finger X-chromosomal protein-like isoform X2, which codes for MDGDQIVVEVQETVFVSDVVDSDITVHNFVPDDPDSVVIQDVIEDVVIEDVQCSDVLEEADVSENVIIPEQVLGSDVTEEVSVAHCTVPDDVLASDLTSASISMPEHVLTSESIHVSDVGHVEHMVHDSVVEAEIITDPLTTDIVSEEVLVADCASEAVIDANGIPVDQQDDDKSNCEDYLMISLDDAGKIEHDASSGMTMDVESEIDPCKVDGTCPEVIKVYIFKADPGEDDLGGTVDIVESEPENDREVELLDQNSSIRVPREKMVYMTVNDSQQEDEDLNVAEIADEVYMEVIVGEEDAAVAAAAAAAVHEQQMDDNEIKTFMPIAWAAAYGNNSDGIENRNGTASALLHIDESAGLGRLAKQKPKKRRRPDSRQYQTAIIIGPDGHPLTVYPCMICGKKFKSRGFLKRHMKNHPEHITKKKYHCTDCDYTTNKKISLHNHLESHKLTSKAEKAIECDECGKHFSHAGALFTHKMVHKEKANKMHKCKFCEYETAEQGLLNRHLLAVHSKNFPHICVECGKGFRHPSELKKHMRIHTGEKPYQCQYCEYRSADSSNLKTHVKSKHSKEMPFKCDICLLTFSDTKEVQQHALIHQESKTHQCLHCDHKSSNSSDLKRHIISVHTKDYPHKCDMCDKGFHRPSELKKHVAAHKGKKMHQCRHCDFKIADPFVLSRHILSVHTKDLPFRCKRCRKGFRQQNELKKHMKTHSGRKVYQCEYCEYSTTDASGFKRHVISIHTKDYPHRCEYCKKGFRRPSEKNQHIMRHHKEVGLS